Proteins encoded together in one Triticum dicoccoides isolate Atlit2015 ecotype Zavitan chromosome 7B, WEW_v2.0, whole genome shotgun sequence window:
- the LOC119336071 gene encoding polygalacturonase inhibitor-like, translating into MQLTSPCRHTMPFLVGVAVLVLAAAAARADGALCDKSDKAALLAVKSALGNHPDLSGWNSTAPCCAWPGISCDATTGRVTELTVFALNISAPVPAAIANLTALQTVNLAYNRLYGRIPAFLGPRALPDLTFLRLDGNRLDGPIPPTATVYDLSVAGNRLTGPLPAAFAGAEFGSVDVADNQLTGDASVLFGAGKRVNSVRLSRNRFAFDLGRVELPGALDILAVDHNMIYGGIPAAAAARRWLAFDVSYNNLCGPIPQGRYTHRFGPKHFAPNKCLCGRPLAPCG; encoded by the coding sequence ATGCAGCTCACGAGTCCGTGCCGCCACACCATGCCGTTCCTCGTCGGCGTCGCCGTCCTTGTCCTTGCAGCAGCAGCTGCGCGGGCCGACGGCGCTCTCTGCGACAAGTCGGACAAGGCGGCTCTGCTGGCCGTCAAGTCCGCGCTGGGCAACCACCCGGACCTCTCCGGCTGGAACTCCACCGCGCCCTGCTGCGCCTGGCCGGGCATCTCCTgcgacgccaccaccggccgggtcACCGAGCTCACGGTCTTCGCGCTCAACATCTCCGCGCCGGTCCCGGCCGCCATCGCCAACCTCACCGCCCTGCAGACCGTCAACCTGGCCTACAACCGCCTCTACGGCCGCATCCCGGCGTTCCTGGGCCCGCGCGCCCTCCCGGACCTCACCTTCCTCCGCCTGGACGGCAACCGCCTCGACGGCCCCATCCCGCCGACGGCCACCGTGTACGACCTCTCCGTCGCCGGCAATCGCCTGACCGGCCCGCTCCCGGCCGCCTTCGCGGGCGCGGAGTTCGGCAGCGTGGACGTCGCCGACAACCAGCTCACGGGCGACGCGTCGGTGCTGTTCGGCGCCGGGAAGCGGGTGAACTCGGTGCGGCTGTCGCGCAACCGGTTCGCGTTTGACCTCGGCCGCGTCGAGCTGCCGGGGGCGCTGGACATACTGGCCGTCGACCACAACATGATCTACGGGGGCATcccggcggccgcggcggcgaggaggtggctgGCGTTCGACGTGAGCTACAACAATCTGTGCGGGCCGATCCCGCAGGGCCGGTACACGCACAGGTTCGGCCCCAAGCACTTCGCGCCCAACAAGTGCCTCTGCGGCCGCCCGCTCGCGCCCTGCGGCTAG
- the LOC119340010 gene encoding (S)-8-oxocitronellyl enol synthase ISY1-like has translation MMKWWWAGAFGAFKKRRASSRARAAAEAPQSNVALVVGSTGIVGAALIDILPLRDTPGGPWKVYALSRRPLPPWSAPLPPDVFHHHLDLADPAAVADALAPLTDVTHVFYVAWDPRPTHAEGREANGAMLRNVLSALVPNCPGLLHVCLQTGRKHYVDPFEPLTDVPLALRPYSEDLPRLDYPDLEDVLLDGLASNNRVTWSVHRPTTIFGFSPRSARNVVASLCVYAAICGKEGLVLRWPGSRVAWEGFSDASDAELVAEHALWAAMEPNGRNEPFNCSNGDLFKWQQLWPILASQFGVKWTGYQGEDQRFMLEEAMAGKEGVWSEIVNENGLVETELNDITNWFCVDAMVNVERENLDTMNKSKEYGFFGFRNTVRSFNTWINKMKVDKIVP, from the coding sequence ATGATGAAGTGGTGGTGGGCGGGGGCGTTCGGCGCCTTCAAGAAGCGCCGGGCCAGcagccgcgcccgcgccgccgcggAGGCCCCCCAGAGCAACGTGGCCCTCGTCGTCGGCTCCACCGGCATCGTCGGCGCCGCCCTCATCGACATCCTCCCGCTCCGCGACACGCCCGGGGGCCCGTGGAAGGTCTACGCGCTCTCCCGCCGCCCGCTCCCGCCCTGGTCCGCGCCCCTCCCGCCcgacgtcttccaccaccacctcgacctcgccgaccccgccgccgtcgccgacgccCTCGCGCCCCTCACCGACGTCACCCACGTCTTCTACGTCGCCTGGGACCCTCGCCCCACGCACGCGGAGGGCCGCGAGGCCAACGGCGCCATGCTCCGCAACGTCCTCTCCGCCCTCGTCCCCAACTGCCCCGGCCTGCTCCACGTCTGCCTCCAGACCGGCCGCAAGCACTACGTCGACCCGTTCGAGCCCCTCACCGACGTGCCCCTCGCGCTCCGCCCCTACTCCGAGGACCTCCCGCGCCTCGACTACCCCGACCTAGAGGATGTCCTCCTCGACGGGCTCGCCAGCAACAACCGCGTCACCTGGTCCGTGCACCGCCCCACCACCATCTTCGGCTTCTCCCCACGGAGCGCAAGAAACGTCGTCGCCAGCCTCTGCGTCTACGCCGCCATCTGCGGCAAGGAGGGCCTCGTGCTGCGCTGGCCAGGATCCCGTGTCGCCTGGGAGGGCTTCAGCGACGCCTCcgacgcggagctcgtcgccgagcaCGCACTCTGGGCGGCCATGGAGCCCAATGGCAGGAACGAACCCTTCAACTGCAGCAACGGGGACCTCTTCAAGTGGCAGCAGCTATGGCCGATCCTCGCCAGCCAATTCGGCGTGAAGTGGACGGGGTACCAGGGGGAGGATCAGCGCTTCATGCTGGAGGAGGCCATGGCCGGGAAGGAGGGCGTGTGGTCGGAGATCGTCAACGAGAACGGGCTCGTGGAGACCGAGCTCAACGACATCACCAACTGGTTCTGCGTCGACGCCATGGTCAACGTGGAGCGGGAGAACCTGGACACCATgaacaagagcaaggagtatggATTCTTCGGGTTCCGGAACACGGTGAGGTCCTTCAATACCTGGATCAACAAGATGAAGGTTGACAAGATTGTCCCCTGA